A genome region from Hevea brasiliensis isolate MT/VB/25A 57/8 chromosome 9, ASM3005281v1, whole genome shotgun sequence includes the following:
- the LOC110662297 gene encoding remorin 1.4 isoform X2, with protein sequence MGEGKPMKAEAEASSVSARAPDQKTPVQEQKESVSPVSEKPETGDPTTEMTSTDRELEKVESEKRYALIKAWEENEKAKVENKTHKKILAVASWETTKKAYVETQIKKYEEKVEKKKAKYAEKKKNKIAEIHKEREEKRAMVEAKREEQYRKVEEIAARYRSLGYMPRKFLGCFAN encoded by the exons ATGGGAGAAGGGAAGCCCATGAAAGCTGAAGCTGAGGCCTCGTCAGTGTCTGCACGAGCTCCAGATCAGAAGACACCTGTTCAAGAACAGAAAGAATCAGTTTCCCCAGTTTCAGAAa AGCCAGAGACTGGAGATCCTACAACTGAAATGACTTCAACTGACAGAG AGCTTGAAAAGGTTGAATCAGAGAAAAGATATGCCTTAATCAAGGCATGGGAAGAAAATGAGAAGGCTAAAGTGGAGAACAA AACTCACAAAAAGATTTTGGCTGTTGCATCATGGGAGACCACCAAGAAAGCATACGTGGAGACACAAATAAAGAAGTATGAG GAAAAAGTTGAAAAGAAGAAGGCCAAATATgcagagaaaaagaagaacaaaatAGCGGAAATCCACAAGGAAAGGGAAGAGAAGAGAGCAATGGTTGAAGCAAAACGAGAAGAACAATATCGCAAGGTAGAGGAAATTGCAGCAAGATACCGTTCACTTGGATATATGCCAAGGAAGTTTCTTGGATGCTTTGCCAACTAA
- the LOC110662297 gene encoding remorin 1.4 isoform X1, with the protein MGEGKPMKAEAEASSVSARAPDQKTPVQEQKESVSPVSEKPETGDPTTEMTSTDRDAELEKVESEKRYALIKAWEENEKAKVENKTHKKILAVASWETTKKAYVETQIKKYEEKVEKKKAKYAEKKKNKIAEIHKEREEKRAMVEAKREEQYRKVEEIAARYRSLGYMPRKFLGCFAN; encoded by the exons ATGGGAGAAGGGAAGCCCATGAAAGCTGAAGCTGAGGCCTCGTCAGTGTCTGCACGAGCTCCAGATCAGAAGACACCTGTTCAAGAACAGAAAGAATCAGTTTCCCCAGTTTCAGAAa AGCCAGAGACTGGAGATCCTACAACTGAAATGACTTCAACTGACAGAG ATGCAGAGCTTGAAAAGGTTGAATCAGAGAAAAGATATGCCTTAATCAAGGCATGGGAAGAAAATGAGAAGGCTAAAGTGGAGAACAA AACTCACAAAAAGATTTTGGCTGTTGCATCATGGGAGACCACCAAGAAAGCATACGTGGAGACACAAATAAAGAAGTATGAG GAAAAAGTTGAAAAGAAGAAGGCCAAATATgcagagaaaaagaagaacaaaatAGCGGAAATCCACAAGGAAAGGGAAGAGAAGAGAGCAATGGTTGAAGCAAAACGAGAAGAACAATATCGCAAGGTAGAGGAAATTGCAGCAAGATACCGTTCACTTGGATATATGCCAAGGAAGTTTCTTGGATGCTTTGCCAACTAA
- the LOC110662268 gene encoding nuclear transcription factor Y subunit C-3-like, translating to MRQAGRYSGMLCGGLSGRSGPHSLPLARIKKIMKKSGDDVKMISGEAPIVFSKACELFIEELTQRSWMVTMQGKRRTLHKDDVASAVIATDIFDFLVNLVDNNSSNSMDNPEDISS from the coding sequence ATGAGGCAAGCTGGGAGATACTCAGGGATGCTCTGTGGTGGTTTATCAGGGAGAAGCGGGCCTCACTCGTTGCCTTTGGCAAGGATCAAGAAGATCATGAAGAAATCTGGAGATGATGTGAAGATGATATCTGGGGAGGCACCAATTGTGTTCTCAAAGGCATGTGAACTCTTCATTGAAGAGCTAACACAAAGGTCTTGGATGGTGACCATGCAAGGTAAGAGGAGGACTCTTCATAAAGATGATGTTGCCTCTGCTGTTATAGCTACTGATATCTTTGACTTTCTTGTTAACTTGGTGGATAATAATTCCAGCAACTCCATGGATAACCCTGAGGATATCAGCTCATAA